From Nocardioides sp. HDW12B, the proteins below share one genomic window:
- a CDS encoding tetratricopeptide repeat protein: MNDFHDLPAIDVPPVVLPGQRAPESAYRVAHDLLARRAPVEALEVLEPALAEEPANRGLRSLRAWAFMIRAQLAKAEAELRSLVEDDPSDDWAHHALGRTLERRDDLASALPHLRLAAVMSGDPVHEAAVRRVATRLEGRRG; this comes from the coding sequence GTGAACGACTTCCACGACCTGCCCGCGATCGACGTCCCGCCGGTGGTCCTCCCCGGTCAGCGCGCACCGGAGTCGGCGTACCGCGTGGCGCACGACCTGCTCGCCCGCCGCGCCCCCGTCGAGGCCCTCGAGGTCCTCGAGCCCGCGCTGGCCGAGGAGCCCGCCAACCGCGGCCTGCGCTCGCTGCGCGCCTGGGCGTTCATGATCCGCGCCCAGCTCGCGAAGGCGGAGGCGGAGCTGCGCAGCCTGGTCGAGGACGACCCGAGCGACGACTGGGCCCACCACGCGCTGGGTCGCACCCTCGAGCGTCGCGACGACCTGGCGAGCGCGCTGCCGCACCTGCGGCTGGCCGCGGTGATGAGCGGCGACCCGGTCCACGAGGCCGCCGTCCGCCGCGTCGCGACGCGGCTCGAGGGTCGGAGGGGCTGA
- a CDS encoding protein adenylyltransferase SelO encodes MSSHAFAVSVPLDDVFARSLPELGVPHEAQEAPDPQLLVLNEPLAAELGLDPAALREPEGVRFLIGRSVPEGAHPVAQAYAGHQFGGYSPRLGDGRALLLGELRGPDGALRDVHLKGSGRTPFSRGGDGQAALAPMLREYVVSEAMHALGVPTTRSLAVVATGRGVQREEVLPGAVLTRVARSHLRVGTFQYVRALGDDDLLRRLVDHAIGRHHPGAAEDERPALALFRGVVAAQASLVAQWMLVGFVHGVMNTDNVTISGETIDYGPCAFMDAFDPAALFSSIDHGGRYAYGNQPVVAEWNLARFAETLLPLIDDDQDKAVELAVEALGGFRTAYSRAWLDGMRAKLGLPDGLADDVVQPLAEDLLALMQPSPVDHTSFYRALAEQGRGDGTPARDLFLDLAGFDAWAERWAAAGPDPDAMDRVNPVYVPRNHLVEEALEAATSGDLAPLGRLLEAVTQPFVVREGMERYAEPAPADFGRYRTFCGT; translated from the coding sequence GTGAGCAGCCACGCCTTCGCGGTCAGCGTCCCCCTCGACGACGTCTTCGCGCGGAGCCTGCCCGAGCTCGGCGTGCCGCACGAGGCGCAGGAGGCCCCTGACCCGCAGCTGCTGGTTCTCAACGAGCCGCTGGCCGCCGAGCTGGGCCTCGACCCGGCGGCGCTGCGCGAGCCCGAGGGCGTCCGCTTCCTCATCGGTCGCTCCGTCCCCGAGGGCGCGCACCCGGTGGCCCAGGCCTACGCCGGGCACCAGTTCGGCGGCTACTCCCCACGCCTCGGCGACGGCCGTGCCCTGCTGCTGGGCGAGCTGCGCGGCCCCGACGGCGCCCTGCGCGACGTGCACCTCAAGGGCTCCGGGCGCACCCCCTTCTCCCGCGGCGGCGACGGCCAGGCCGCGCTCGCCCCGATGCTGCGCGAGTACGTCGTCAGCGAGGCGATGCACGCGCTCGGCGTCCCGACCACCCGCTCGTTGGCGGTGGTGGCGACCGGACGTGGGGTGCAGCGCGAGGAGGTGCTGCCCGGCGCCGTGCTGACGCGGGTCGCGCGCAGCCACCTGCGGGTCGGCACCTTCCAGTACGTCCGTGCCCTGGGCGACGACGACCTGCTGCGCCGGCTGGTCGACCACGCGATCGGGCGGCACCACCCCGGCGCGGCCGAGGACGAGCGCCCGGCGCTGGCGCTGTTCCGCGGCGTGGTCGCGGCCCAGGCGAGCCTGGTGGCGCAGTGGATGCTGGTCGGCTTCGTCCACGGCGTCATGAACACCGACAACGTGACGATCTCCGGCGAGACCATCGACTACGGCCCCTGCGCGTTCATGGACGCCTTCGACCCGGCTGCGCTGTTCAGCTCCATCGACCACGGCGGGCGCTACGCCTACGGCAACCAGCCGGTCGTCGCGGAGTGGAACCTCGCGCGCTTCGCCGAGACGCTGCTGCCGCTGATCGACGACGACCAGGACAAGGCGGTCGAGCTGGCCGTCGAGGCCCTCGGCGGCTTCCGCACCGCCTACAGCCGGGCCTGGCTGGACGGGATGCGGGCCAAGCTGGGGCTGCCTGACGGGCTGGCCGACGACGTCGTGCAGCCGCTGGCCGAGGACCTGCTCGCGCTGATGCAGCCCTCGCCGGTCGACCACACCTCGTTCTACCGGGCGCTGGCGGAGCAGGGACGCGGCGACGGCACCCCGGCCCGCGACCTGTTCCTCGACCTCGCCGGCTTCGACGCCTGGGCCGAGCGGTGGGCGGCGGCCGGCCCGGACCCCGACGCCATGGACCGCGTCAACCCGGTCTACGTGCCGCGCAACCACCTCGTCGAGGAGGCCCTCGAGGCCGCCACCTCCGGGGACCTCGCCCCGCTGGGCCGGCTCCTCGAGGCGGTGACGCAGCCCTTCGTCGTACGGGAGGGGATGGAGCGGTACGCCGAGCCCGCGCCGGCCGACTTCGGGCGCTACCGCACCTTCTGCGGCACCTGA
- a CDS encoding sugar-binding domain-containing protein, with product MPGRERGEVVEDAEWSQLADLARRFYLEDESKTDLATRFSISRFRVARMLQQAREQGVVTIRVHDRAPDRAQMSQALAEHLALRECTVVPAEDSEEATRRVLARAAAGQLARHVRDGDLVGLSWGRTLVALAEEVDLLPPCTLVQLTGTVGTDITKSPIELVRRIAHRSGAETVGLFCPLFASTPAVASSWRADPAIARVLALHGDLHHAVLSLGSWDPPITQLQPYLTADDRAELDDQGACAELAGIFLRADGTPVTGTLDERRVSVSVDQLARAPRVLAVAGGVEKAPAIASAARSGLLTSLVTDDRTALALLRGPEVTSPVLRLHRELPAAAAH from the coding sequence GTGCCAGGCAGAGAGCGGGGTGAGGTCGTGGAGGACGCCGAGTGGAGCCAGCTCGCGGACCTGGCCCGTCGCTTCTACCTCGAGGACGAGTCGAAGACCGATCTGGCGACCCGCTTCTCGATCTCGCGCTTCCGCGTCGCCCGGATGCTGCAGCAGGCGCGCGAGCAGGGGGTCGTCACCATCCGGGTCCACGACCGCGCCCCGGACCGCGCACAGATGTCGCAGGCCCTCGCCGAGCACCTGGCGCTGCGGGAGTGCACGGTCGTGCCGGCCGAGGACTCCGAGGAGGCCACCCGGCGCGTGCTCGCCCGCGCCGCGGCCGGACAGCTGGCGCGCCACGTGCGCGACGGCGACCTGGTGGGCCTCTCGTGGGGTCGCACCCTCGTCGCCCTGGCCGAGGAGGTCGACCTCCTCCCCCCGTGCACCCTCGTGCAGCTGACCGGCACCGTCGGCACGGACATCACCAAGTCGCCGATCGAGCTGGTCCGCCGCATCGCCCACCGCTCGGGCGCCGAGACCGTGGGACTGTTCTGCCCGCTCTTCGCCTCGACCCCCGCGGTGGCCTCCTCGTGGCGCGCCGACCCGGCGATCGCGCGGGTGCTGGCCCTGCACGGCGACCTGCACCACGCCGTCCTCTCCCTCGGGTCCTGGGACCCCCCGATCACCCAGCTGCAGCCCTACCTCACCGCCGACGACCGCGCCGAGCTCGACGACCAGGGCGCCTGCGCGGAGCTGGCCGGGATCTTCCTGCGCGCCGACGGCACCCCGGTCACGGGCACCCTCGACGAGCGACGGGTCTCGGTGAGCGTCGACCAGCTCGCCCGCGCGCCGCGCGTCCTCGCCGTGGCCGGTGGCGTGGAGAAGGCCCCGGCGATCGCCTCGGCCGCCCGCTCGGGGCTGCTGACCTCGCTGGTGACCGACGACCGCACCGCCCTGGCCCTGCTCCGCGGGCCCGAGGTCACGAGCCCGGTGCTGCGCCTGCACCGCGAGCTGCCCGCCGCCGCTGCGCACTGA
- a CDS encoding nucleoside/nucleotide kinase family protein, which translates to MPETDARAAAARPTARRSVIVDGVPVEADVDPDLLRDVLLLALERVAARPRRHRRAFALLVAPPGAGKSTLAAVIGEEAAARGLALDVLGLDGYHHSNDYLADHPADPDDTSPDAAPLSSIKGAPATFDVVALVRDLAAARNDSDGAASWPVYDRRTHEVSPERRPLTADLALLEGTWLLLDEPGWRDVASAADLVVFVDADPSDLAERLVARKVRGGLSRSEAEAFHARSDHPNVIRVLADSDRTRVDVLLRLHADGSLTHQGGHQ; encoded by the coding sequence GTGCCCGAGACCGATGCCCGCGCCGCGGCCGCACGCCCGACGGCGCGTCGGAGCGTGATCGTCGACGGCGTGCCCGTCGAGGCCGACGTCGACCCCGACCTGCTCCGCGACGTGCTGCTGCTGGCCCTGGAGCGCGTCGCCGCCCGTCCGCGACGCCACCGCCGTGCGTTCGCGCTGCTCGTCGCGCCGCCCGGTGCCGGCAAGTCGACCCTCGCAGCGGTCATCGGCGAGGAGGCCGCCGCCCGCGGCCTGGCCCTCGACGTCCTCGGCCTCGACGGCTACCACCACAGCAACGACTACCTGGCCGACCACCCGGCCGACCCCGACGACACCTCCCCCGACGCCGCCCCGCTGAGCTCGATCAAGGGGGCGCCGGCCACGTTCGACGTCGTCGCCCTGGTGCGCGACCTGGCCGCGGCCCGCAACGACAGCGACGGCGCGGCGTCCTGGCCGGTCTACGACCGGCGCACCCACGAGGTCTCCCCCGAGCGCCGACCGCTCACCGCGGACCTGGCGCTGCTCGAGGGCACCTGGTTGCTGCTCGACGAGCCGGGCTGGCGCGACGTCGCGTCGGCCGCCGACCTCGTGGTGTTCGTCGACGCCGACCCGTCCGACCTCGCCGAGCGACTCGTCGCCCGCAAGGTGCGCGGCGGTCTCAGCCGCTCCGAGGCCGAGGCCTTCCACGCCCGCAGCGACCACCCCAACGTCATCCGCGTCCTGGCCGACAGCGACCGGACCCGTGTCGACGTGCTTCTGCGACTGCACGCCGACGGCAGCCTCACCCACCAAGGAGGACACCAGTGA
- a CDS encoding PTS mannitol transporter subunit IICB produces MSTPTSERPSAQSGADAPDRTSPPPGGTTRRSHRARVQAFGGFLTAMVIPNVGAFIAWGLLTALFIPTGWLPNADLAKPIEPMILYLLPLLLAYTGGRLVHGQRGAVAGMLGTIGLIVGADIPMFLGAMIMGPLSAWLIMKIDGVLEKRIRSGFEMVVNNFTLGFLGLGLIIASYKAIGPLISALNSVLLDAINALVDTGALPLLSILNEPAKVLFLNNVIDQGLYYPLGLQAAADDGKSIFFMVASNPGPGLGLLVAFWLFGGSRTVRDSAPGAMIIHFLGGIHEIYFPYVLMKPLTILGMIAGGMSGIATFMVFDAGLTAGPSPGSIFSYLALTPPGNHLGVVAGVLSGGLVSFVVTSVILKVTGGAGDDEDLQSFADQSSAMKAEGQYVAGGASAPTSRREGGATATLTREQVGTVVFACDAGMGSSAMGASAFRTKVRNAGRDDLTVVHAAIEAIPAEADLVVVHRDLADRARSARPDVELVTISSFLGDPALDRLQARLTTDDSRTENDGGTTDEG; encoded by the coding sequence GTGAGCACCCCGACGAGCGAGCGCCCGAGCGCTCAGAGCGGCGCCGACGCGCCCGACCGCACGAGCCCGCCGCCGGGAGGCACGACCCGGCGCTCGCACCGCGCGCGCGTGCAGGCCTTCGGCGGCTTCCTCACCGCGATGGTGATCCCCAACGTGGGCGCCTTCATCGCGTGGGGGCTGCTGACGGCACTGTTCATCCCGACCGGCTGGCTGCCCAACGCCGACCTGGCCAAGCCGATCGAGCCGATGATCCTGTACCTGCTGCCGCTGCTGCTCGCCTACACCGGAGGGCGCCTGGTCCACGGCCAGCGCGGCGCGGTGGCCGGCATGCTCGGCACCATCGGGCTCATCGTCGGCGCCGACATCCCGATGTTCCTCGGCGCCATGATCATGGGACCGCTGAGCGCGTGGCTGATCATGAAGATCGACGGCGTGCTCGAGAAGCGCATCCGGTCGGGCTTCGAGATGGTGGTCAACAACTTCACGCTCGGGTTCCTCGGGCTCGGGCTGATCATCGCCTCGTACAAGGCGATCGGCCCGCTCATCAGCGCGCTGAACTCGGTGCTGCTCGACGCCATCAACGCGCTCGTCGACACCGGCGCGCTGCCGCTGCTGTCGATCCTCAACGAGCCGGCGAAGGTGCTGTTCCTCAACAACGTGATCGACCAGGGGCTCTACTACCCCCTCGGCCTGCAGGCAGCAGCCGACGACGGCAAGTCGATCTTCTTCATGGTCGCCTCGAACCCCGGGCCGGGCCTCGGCCTGCTGGTCGCCTTCTGGCTCTTCGGCGGGAGTCGCACGGTGCGCGACAGCGCCCCGGGGGCCATGATCATCCACTTCCTCGGCGGCATCCACGAGATCTACTTCCCGTACGTGCTCATGAAGCCGCTGACCATCCTCGGCATGATCGCCGGCGGCATGTCCGGGATCGCCACCTTCATGGTCTTCGACGCCGGTCTCACGGCCGGGCCCAGCCCGGGCTCGATCTTCTCCTACCTCGCGCTGACGCCCCCGGGCAACCACCTCGGCGTCGTCGCGGGCGTCCTGTCCGGCGGGCTCGTCAGCTTCGTCGTCACCTCGGTGATCCTCAAGGTCACCGGTGGCGCGGGCGACGACGAGGACCTGCAGTCCTTCGCCGACCAGTCGAGCGCGATGAAGGCCGAGGGTCAGTACGTCGCCGGTGGCGCCTCCGCTCCGACGTCACGCCGTGAGGGTGGCGCGACGGCGACCCTCACCCGGGAGCAGGTCGGCACCGTGGTGTTCGCCTGCGACGCCGGCATGGGCAGCAGCGCCATGGGCGCCAGCGCCTTCCGCACCAAGGTCCGCAACGCCGGCCGCGACGACCTCACCGTCGTGCACGCCGCCATCGAGGCCATCCCGGCCGAGGCCGACCTCGTCGTGGTCCACCGCGACCTCGCCGACCGCGCCCGCTCCGCCCGCCCCGACGTCGAGCTGGTGACGATCAGCAGCTTCCTGGGCGACCCGGCGCTGGACCGGCTCCAGGCCCGGTTGACCACCGACGACAGCCGCACCGAGAACGACGGAGGTACCACCGATGAAGGCTGA
- a CDS encoding zinc-binding dehydrogenase encodes MKAETVAETVAEKITARAARIHGRGQVAVGEVELPALGARELLLEVVSSSMCLSTYKAMSLGSDHKRVPDDIEDVPVITGHEFAGVLRQVGSGLGDDFAVGQHVAVLPTMMLPSGDSPGYSYPFYGGDTTYTVIPEVAVDKGCVLPYDGDYFANASLAEPMSCIIGAFHASYHTRPLVWEHDMGLKREGSLALLGCGGAMGIGALDYALHGPFGSRTVVAVDVSRERLDRLRDLFPPEKAAQEGVRLEYVDASQVDAGEALREIHPEGYDDVVVFAAHRELVETGDAVLGHDGCLNFFAGPTDKEFTAGLNLYNLHYEATHAVGTSGGGRADMEESLRLSAEGRIDPSTMVTHVGGLQAVPGALQGLPDFTGGKILAYPHVDLPLTAIADLGSLAAEDDRFGELARLVSATDGIWNKQAEVYLREHFDAQRAHGNRAAGGAS; translated from the coding sequence ATGAAGGCTGAGACGGTCGCTGAGACGGTCGCTGAGAAGATCACCGCCAGAGCCGCACGCATCCACGGCCGAGGGCAGGTCGCGGTCGGCGAGGTCGAGCTCCCCGCCCTCGGCGCGCGGGAGCTGCTCCTCGAGGTCGTGAGCAGCAGCATGTGCCTGTCGACGTACAAGGCGATGTCGCTCGGCTCCGACCACAAGCGCGTGCCCGACGACATCGAGGACGTCCCGGTGATCACGGGCCACGAGTTCGCCGGGGTCCTGCGCCAGGTCGGCAGCGGCCTGGGCGACGACTTCGCGGTGGGTCAGCACGTGGCCGTGCTGCCGACGATGATGCTCCCGAGCGGCGACAGCCCGGGCTACAGCTATCCCTTCTACGGCGGCGACACGACGTACACCGTCATCCCCGAGGTGGCCGTCGACAAGGGCTGCGTGCTGCCCTACGACGGCGACTACTTCGCCAACGCGTCGCTGGCCGAGCCGATGTCGTGCATCATCGGCGCCTTCCACGCCAGCTACCACACGCGTCCGCTGGTCTGGGAGCACGACATGGGCCTGAAGCGCGAGGGCTCCCTGGCGCTGCTCGGGTGCGGCGGTGCGATGGGCATCGGGGCGCTCGACTACGCCCTGCACGGGCCGTTCGGGAGCCGGACGGTCGTCGCCGTCGACGTCAGCCGCGAGCGGCTCGACCGCCTGCGCGACCTCTTCCCGCCGGAGAAGGCGGCGCAGGAGGGCGTGCGGCTGGAGTACGTCGACGCCTCGCAGGTCGACGCCGGTGAGGCGCTGCGCGAGATCCACCCCGAGGGGTACGACGACGTCGTCGTCTTCGCCGCGCACCGCGAGCTCGTCGAGACCGGCGACGCCGTGCTCGGCCACGACGGTTGCCTGAACTTCTTCGCCGGACCGACCGATAAGGAGTTCACCGCCGGGCTGAACCTCTACAACCTCCACTACGAGGCCACGCACGCGGTCGGCACGTCCGGGGGCGGCCGCGCGGACATGGAGGAGAGCCTGCGGCTGTCGGCCGAGGGCCGCATCGACCCCTCGACGATGGTCACCCACGTCGGCGGTCTGCAGGCGGTCCCGGGGGCGCTGCAGGGCCTGCCCGACTTCACGGGCGGCAAGATCCTCGCCTACCCGCACGTCGACCTCCCCCTCACCGCGATCGCGGACCTGGGGTCGCTGGCCGCGGAGGACGACCGCTTCGGCGAGCTCGCCCGGCTGGTCTCCGCCACCGACGGGATCTGGAACAAGCAGGCCGAGGTCTACCTCCGCGAGCACTTCGACGCGCAGCGGGCACACGGGAACCGGGCCGCCGGAGGTGCGTCGTGA
- a CDS encoding PTS sugar transporter subunit IIA: MTAADVADLLPDEAVVLAGRAGSRDEAIEEAGRLLVGVGAVESSYVDAMLEREQSVSTAMGAGLAIPHGTNEAKGSIHRTALSFVRHAAPVDWSGHPVEFVVGVAGVGDDHLELLGKLAEVFTDPDQVDRLRAATSAEEVRAALGG; this comes from the coding sequence GTGACCGCGGCCGACGTCGCCGACCTGCTGCCCGACGAGGCCGTGGTGCTCGCGGGGCGAGCGGGCTCGCGCGATGAGGCGATCGAGGAGGCCGGCCGGCTGCTCGTGGGCGTCGGCGCCGTCGAGTCGTCGTACGTCGACGCGATGCTCGAGCGAGAGCAGTCGGTGTCGACGGCGATGGGCGCCGGGCTGGCGATCCCGCACGGCACCAACGAGGCCAAGGGCTCGATCCACCGCACCGCGCTGTCCTTCGTGCGCCACGCGGCGCCCGTCGACTGGAGCGGACATCCGGTCGAGTTCGTCGTGGGCGTCGCCGGGGTCGGCGACGACCATCTCGAGCTGCTCGGGAAGCTGGCCGAGGTCTTCACCGACCCCGACCAGGTCGACCGGCTGCGCGCCGCGACGTCCGCCGAGGAGGTCCGCGCCGCCCTCGGCGGCTGA
- a CDS encoding MarR family transcriptional regulator has product MDGPWLDEEQRDAWLRLIAVVELLPGVLDAQLRRDSGLTHFEYFVLAMLSEAPGRTLRMTSLARRTNATAPRLSHVVRRMEARGLVERAASAEDGRGADATLTEVGWEAIVAAAPGHVATVRRTVVDPLSREQLAQLTAIGDALLDELDPERRMRF; this is encoded by the coding sequence GTGGACGGACCCTGGCTCGACGAGGAGCAGCGCGACGCGTGGTTGCGCCTCATCGCCGTCGTCGAGCTGCTGCCGGGCGTGCTCGACGCCCAGCTGCGCCGCGACTCGGGTCTGACCCACTTCGAGTACTTCGTGCTGGCCATGCTGTCGGAGGCCCCCGGGCGCACGCTGCGGATGACGTCCCTGGCCCGCCGCACCAACGCCACGGCGCCCCGGCTCTCCCACGTCGTGCGACGGATGGAGGCGCGCGGGCTCGTGGAGCGCGCCGCGAGCGCGGAGGACGGACGCGGCGCCGACGCCACCCTGACCGAGGTCGGGTGGGAGGCGATCGTCGCCGCCGCCCCCGGACACGTGGCCACGGTGCGCCGCACCGTCGTCGACCCGCTGAGCCGCGAGCAGCTCGCTCAGCTCACCGCCATCGGAGACGCGCTGCTCGACGAGCTCGACCCCGAGCGGCGCATGAGGTTCTGA
- a CDS encoding tripartite tricarboxylate transporter TctB family protein — protein sequence MALSQLLRRADTDPEPDVRREPLVVRVAPELVTLALVAVLWPATVSLDSAAGGPGPAFFPQVLLAVLALASVGGLVVEARRSRGGAAPATAVSEVPGPGDPGLGSEDEGEETDLRRALQAAGLVLGYVAAIAVMGWVLASTLFALVFLWLSGHRKPWALLGVALVAPQVLAYLFVKIVYIALPTGVGVFDTVTVFLYRVFGIY from the coding sequence ATGGCCCTGTCCCAGCTGCTTCGGCGTGCCGACACCGACCCGGAGCCCGACGTCCGTCGGGAGCCGCTGGTCGTGCGCGTGGCTCCGGAGCTCGTCACCCTGGCCCTGGTCGCCGTGCTGTGGCCGGCCACGGTCTCCCTGGACAGCGCCGCCGGCGGACCCGGCCCGGCCTTCTTCCCCCAGGTGCTGCTGGCAGTCCTGGCCCTCGCGTCCGTCGGGGGCCTCGTCGTCGAGGCGAGGCGCTCGCGCGGGGGCGCCGCGCCGGCGACCGCCGTCTCCGAGGTGCCCGGACCGGGCGACCCCGGCCTCGGCTCGGAGGACGAGGGCGAGGAGACCGACCTGCGGCGCGCGCTGCAGGCCGCGGGCCTCGTGCTCGGCTACGTGGCGGCAATCGCGGTCATGGGCTGGGTGCTGGCCTCGACGCTGTTCGCGCTGGTCTTCCTGTGGCTGTCCGGCCACAGGAAGCCGTGGGCGTTGCTGGGTGTCGCACTCGTGGCACCCCAGGTGCTCGCCTACCTGTTCGTGAAGATCGTCTACATCGCGCTGCCCACCGGCGTCGGCGTCTTCGACACCGTGACCGTCTTCCTCTACCGGGTGTTCGGCATCTACTGA
- a CDS encoding tripartite tricarboxylate transporter permease — protein sequence METLSGVLDAFASFDAGLWAILLLGVVAGLLVGVLPGLTFVMGVLLLLPLTYGMEAGSAVALMLAVYVAGTYGGAITSILLHVPGEPNHVPLLWDGHTMARQGRAAEALGWAAVSALAGGLVSWVVLAFVSEPISRLALNLGQPEYFLVVLIGLTSVLVLTDDSVRRSLMALVVGMLIATVGVDDVYGSVRFSFGSDLLRDGIDYLPIMIGVYAVTHVLVRYGARFVAETDSQPTRVRTVVPGPRKIWRHRGSLTRGVTLGSLIGTVPGAGATVASFLAYGVERQFSRDRATLGRGNPDGVIAPQAASTATVGGAFVPMLVLGIPGSAATAVILGALLLHDVQPGPQIFSTQPELVYTIIAALLVSVLLMFVLGLLTAGPMVRLLRVPEAYVAVLIVLFAYIGAFAIRNTLSDVWIMAGFAVLGLLLQRFGFPLAPLVLGAILGPLAERYFTTTMISTDNDPSVFLTRPVSVVLVVVWLALIAFLTFRATRRTPDHPGPTPGDQPGDTPGTDPHPSQEKTRA from the coding sequence ATGGAGACCCTCTCGGGCGTCCTGGACGCCTTCGCGTCCTTCGACGCCGGCCTCTGGGCCATCCTGCTGCTCGGCGTCGTCGCCGGCCTCCTGGTCGGCGTCCTGCCGGGCCTCACCTTCGTCATGGGTGTGCTGCTTCTCCTGCCGCTGACCTACGGCATGGAGGCCGGCAGTGCCGTCGCCCTCATGCTCGCGGTGTACGTCGCAGGCACCTACGGCGGCGCCATCACCTCGATCCTGCTCCACGTGCCCGGGGAGCCGAACCACGTGCCGCTGCTCTGGGACGGCCACACCATGGCCCGCCAGGGCCGTGCCGCCGAGGCACTCGGGTGGGCGGCCGTCTCGGCGCTGGCCGGCGGCCTCGTGTCGTGGGTGGTCCTCGCCTTCGTCTCCGAGCCGATCTCACGGCTCGCGCTCAACCTGGGCCAGCCGGAGTACTTCCTGGTCGTCCTCATCGGCCTCACCAGTGTCCTCGTCCTGACCGACGACTCCGTGCGCCGCTCCCTGATGGCGCTGGTGGTCGGCATGCTCATCGCGACCGTCGGCGTGGACGACGTCTACGGCTCGGTGCGGTTCAGCTTCGGCAGCGACCTGCTGCGCGACGGCATCGACTACCTGCCGATCATGATCGGCGTCTACGCCGTGACCCACGTGCTCGTGCGCTACGGCGCCCGGTTCGTCGCCGAGACCGACAGCCAGCCCACCCGGGTGCGGACCGTCGTCCCGGGCCCGCGCAAGATCTGGCGCCACCGCGGCAGCCTCACCCGCGGGGTCACGCTGGGATCGCTCATCGGCACCGTGCCCGGCGCCGGGGCGACCGTCGCCTCGTTCCTGGCCTACGGCGTCGAGCGGCAGTTCAGCCGGGACCGGGCCACCCTCGGGCGCGGCAACCCCGACGGCGTCATCGCCCCGCAGGCGGCGTCCACGGCCACCGTCGGCGGCGCGTTCGTACCGATGCTGGTGCTCGGCATCCCCGGCAGCGCCGCCACCGCGGTCATCCTCGGCGCCCTGCTGCTGCACGACGTCCAGCCCGGCCCGCAGATCTTCTCCACCCAGCCCGAGCTCGTCTACACGATCATCGCGGCCCTGCTGGTCAGCGTGCTGCTGATGTTCGTGCTCGGGCTGCTGACGGCCGGTCCGATGGTGCGGCTGCTGCGCGTCCCCGAGGCGTACGTCGCGGTGCTGATCGTGCTCTTCGCCTACATCGGCGCCTTCGCCATCCGCAACACGCTCTCCGACGTGTGGATCATGGCGGGCTTCGCCGTCCTCGGCCTGCTGCTGCAACGGTTCGGCTTCCCCCTCGCACCACTCGTGCTGGGCGCCATCCTCGGTCCGCTCGCCGAGCGCTACTTCACGACGACCATGATCTCGACCGACAACGACCCGTCGGTCTTCCTCACGCGCCCCGTCTCGGTGGTGCTCGTCGTGGTCTGGCTCGCGCTGATCGCCTTCCTGACGTTCCGCGCGACCCGCAGGACCCCCGACCACCCGGGGCCGACCCCGGGCGACCAGCCGGGCGACACACCCGGCACCGACCCCCACCCCTCCCAGGAGAAGACACGTGCCTGA